The following are encoded together in the bacterium genome:
- a CDS encoding class I SAM-dependent methyltransferase, giving the protein MSDALLRIFRGLPRYAPGSDDATREALRRLGPLPPRPRVIDLGCGGGAQTLTLAAALDGPPIVAVDRHRPFLDELDAAASRAGLGHRIRTRCADFAALDDAPGSYDLVWSEGAIYHLGLADGQRRWRPLLAPGGRLAATELTWTTDDPPAEAAAFWGAAHPAMADEADDRRVIAEAGWIVLDAFALPASAWWDGYYAPLDARLAELMPEADASLRAAVAETRREIDLWRRHGSSYGYVFYLLRPR; this is encoded by the coding sequence GTGAGCGACGCGCTCCTGCGCATCTTTCGCGGCCTGCCGCGCTACGCGCCCGGCAGCGACGACGCCACGCGCGAAGCGCTGCGCCGCCTGGGGCCCCTGCCGCCGCGCCCGCGCGTGATCGACCTCGGCTGCGGCGGCGGTGCGCAGACCCTGACGCTCGCCGCGGCGCTGGACGGGCCGCCGATCGTCGCCGTCGATCGGCATCGGCCCTTTCTCGACGAGCTCGACGCGGCCGCGTCGCGCGCCGGGCTCGGGCATCGCATCCGCACGCGCTGCGCCGACTTCGCTGCGCTCGACGACGCGCCCGGCAGCTACGACCTCGTCTGGAGCGAGGGCGCCATCTACCACCTCGGCCTCGCCGACGGCCAGCGCCGCTGGCGGCCGCTGCTGGCGCCCGGCGGACGGTTGGCGGCAACCGAGCTCACCTGGACGACGGACGATCCGCCCGCCGAGGCGGCCGCGTTCTGGGGCGCGGCCCATCCGGCGATGGCCGACGAGGCGGACGATCGTCGCGTCATCGCCGAGGCCGGCTGGATCGTGCTCGACGCCTTCGCGCTGCCGGCATCGGCCTGGTGGGACGGCTACTACGCGCCGCTCGACGCACGTCTCGCGGAGCTGATGCCCGAGGCCGACGCGTCGCTGCGCGCCGCCGTCGCCGAGACGCGCCGCGAGATCGATCTCTGGCGGCGTCACGGCTCGTCGTACGGGTACGTCTTCTACCTGCTGCGGCCGCGCTAG
- a CDS encoding response regulator, whose protein sequence is MQKKVVVVEDTEVVRALIVAYLRPYGCTVIEARNGIEGITAIREERPDLVLLDISMPEISGNDVLKLMRADATTRGIPVVMTTAQAAKDIVSEVVSQGVSAYLVKPITREVFDRAVGRILGPPVAPIRKAPAPKSEAAPAEPARREAPAAAAPPRPAPPAVSAPPATITVLVADESGRSLDSIRSALESHARVLTATNGREAVMRFDQERPAVTLLSLSLPDLDGWQTLAAIRGTGTEGGRILALVPEGETVDPARMEAAGFSGRLAKPINANDLVHTIRAAALEAGDDAADARVDWLDGIPVVVFPNPSLPAFARIVLGLPRVVQRLAQAGHDCMVVDLGGLEDTSSGIPRLVARMLAAAGANRMRAAAVASPAVAAGLEAIAETKVPYLRTRAEALDLLAARRTSHPASSAS, encoded by the coding sequence ATGCAGAAAAAGGTCGTCGTCGTCGAGGACACCGAGGTCGTCCGCGCGCTCATCGTCGCATACCTGCGCCCGTACGGCTGCACGGTGATCGAGGCGCGCAACGGCATCGAGGGCATCACCGCCATCCGTGAGGAGCGCCCGGACCTCGTGCTGCTCGACATCAGCATGCCCGAGATCAGCGGCAACGACGTCCTCAAGCTGATGCGCGCCGACGCCACCACGCGCGGCATCCCGGTCGTCATGACCACCGCCCAGGCCGCCAAGGACATCGTCTCCGAGGTCGTGTCGCAGGGCGTGAGCGCCTACCTCGTGAAGCCGATCACGCGCGAGGTGTTCGACCGGGCCGTGGGCCGGATCCTCGGCCCGCCCGTCGCCCCGATCCGCAAGGCGCCTGCGCCGAAGAGCGAGGCGGCGCCCGCCGAGCCCGCGCGCAGGGAGGCTCCGGCGGCCGCGGCGCCGCCGCGTCCGGCGCCTCCCGCCGTCTCGGCGCCGCCGGCGACGATCACGGTGCTGGTCGCCGACGAGAGCGGCCGCTCGCTCGACAGCATCCGCAGCGCCCTCGAGAGCCACGCGCGGGTCCTCACCGCGACCAACGGCCGCGAGGCCGTCATGCGCTTCGATCAGGAGCGCCCCGCGGTGACGCTGCTGTCGCTGTCGCTGCCCGATCTCGACGGCTGGCAGACGCTCGCCGCGATCCGCGGCACCGGCACCGAAGGCGGGCGCATCCTGGCGCTCGTGCCCGAGGGCGAGACCGTCGACCCTGCACGCATGGAGGCGGCCGGCTTCTCGGGACGGCTCGCGAAGCCGATCAACGCCAACGACCTCGTCCACACCATACGCGCCGCGGCTCTCGAGGCCGGCGACGACGCCGCCGACGCGCGGGTCGACTGGCTCGACGGCATCCCGGTCGTGGTCTTCCCGAATCCCTCGCTGCCGGCCTTCGCGCGCATCGTGCTCGGCCTGCCGCGCGTCGTGCAGCGGCTGGCGCAGGCGGGGCACGACTGCATGGTCGTCGACCTCGGCGGGCTCGAGGACACCTCGAGCGGCATTCCGCGTCTGGTGGCACGCATGCTGGCCGCGGCGGGCGCCAACCGCATGCGGGCGGCGGCGGTCGCCAGCCCGGCGGTGGCGGCGGGACTCGAGGCGATCGCCGAGACGAAGGTGCCCTACCTGCGCACGCGCGCCGAGGCGCTCGACCTGCTCGCGGCGCGACGCACGTCGCATCCGGCCAGCAGTGCGAGCTGA
- a CDS encoding NAD-dependent epimerase has translation MKVLVTGAAGFIGSFTSHRLLDRGDEVVGLDNLNDYYDVTLKQARLARLEKPGFRFAKLDLADRPGMEALFQQERFDRVIHLGAQAGVRYSMENPHAYVDSNVVGTLNVLEGCRHTKVQHLVYASTSSVYGANTKMPFSVHQNVDHPLSLYAATKKGTELMAHTYATLYGLPTTGLRFFTVYGPWGRPDMALFLFAKAILAGQPINVFNHGHHKRDFTYVEDIVSGVVGCMDNVATGNPDWNSEAPDPATSKSPYRIYNIGNAQPVELLRYIQLLEECLGKKAEMNMLPLQPGDVPDTWADVEDLARDVSYRPNTPVEVGVRRFVDWYLEYHGVQPKR, from the coding sequence ATGAAGGTACTCGTCACGGGCGCAGCCGGGTTCATCGGCTCTTTCACGTCGCACCGGTTGCTCGACCGCGGTGACGAGGTCGTCGGCCTCGACAACCTGAACGACTACTACGACGTGACCCTCAAGCAGGCGCGCCTGGCGCGTCTCGAGAAGCCCGGCTTCCGCTTCGCGAAGCTCGACCTGGCCGACCGCCCCGGCATGGAGGCACTGTTCCAGCAGGAGCGCTTCGACCGCGTCATCCACCTCGGCGCCCAGGCCGGCGTGCGCTACTCGATGGAGAACCCGCACGCCTACGTCGACAGCAACGTCGTCGGCACGCTGAACGTCCTCGAGGGCTGCCGGCACACGAAGGTGCAGCACCTGGTCTACGCCTCGACCAGCTCGGTGTACGGCGCCAACACGAAGATGCCGTTCTCGGTGCACCAGAACGTCGACCACCCGCTGTCGCTCTATGCCGCGACCAAGAAGGGCACCGAGCTGATGGCGCACACCTACGCCACGCTCTACGGCCTGCCGACGACGGGCCTGCGCTTCTTCACGGTGTACGGGCCGTGGGGCCGTCCCGACATGGCGCTCTTCCTCTTCGCCAAGGCGATCCTCGCCGGGCAGCCGATCAACGTCTTCAACCACGGCCACCACAAGCGCGACTTCACCTACGTCGAGGACATCGTCTCGGGCGTCGTCGGCTGCATGGACAACGTCGCCACCGGCAACCCCGACTGGAACTCCGAGGCGCCGGATCCGGCGACCAGCAAGTCGCCCTACCGCATCTACAACATCGGCAACGCGCAGCCCGTCGAGCTGCTGCGCTACATCCAGCTGCTGGAGGAGTGCCTCGGCAAGAAGGCCGAGATGAACATGCTGCCGCTCCAGCCCGGCGACGTGCCCGACACCTGGGCCGACGTCGAGGACCTCGCGCGCGACGTCAGCTACCGGCCGAACACGCCGGTCGAGGTCGGCGTGCGACGGTTCGTCGACTGGTACCTCGAGTACCACGGCGTGCAGCCGAAACGCTGA
- a CDS encoding DUF1328 domain-containing protein — protein MLQWALIFFVVAIVAALLGQRGVAGLSAQIGYFLVVVAVVFLVIAFVMGRAPVAP, from the coding sequence ATGCTTCAGTGGGCTCTGATCTTCTTCGTGGTGGCGATCGTTGCGGCCCTCCTGGGTCAGCGCGGGGTCGCCGGGCTCTCGGCCCAGATCGGGTATTTCCTGGTCGTCGTGGCCGTGGTCTTCCTGGTCATCGCGTTCGTCATGGGGCGCGCTCCGGTCGCTCCATGA
- a CDS encoding alcohol dehydrogenase catalytic domain-containing protein, with translation MAKMTVAVFQKANAPLEIETRDVPEPGPGWVLLKVHACGVCHSDLFVRGGAFPGLTLPRVPGHEVAAVVEKVGAGVRPWKPGDRVGVGWHGGHCFVCDSCRVGDFVTCVEEKVTGFAYDGGYATWMVARAEALARIPDALGFVEAAPLMCAGVTTFNSIRHTGVRPGELVAVLGLGGLGHLAVQFAHKMGLRTIGIARGDDKAPLAEQLGADDYIDTTKTPAGAALAKLGGAKLIVSTIVHGPTVVEAMGGLGVSGQMLVLGAVAEPLPISTVPMILRRQSLRAWPSGHAKDSEETLQFAVDTGVRPMTEIFPLEQANEALERMESGKARFRAVLQLA, from the coding sequence ATGGCGAAGATGACGGTGGCCGTCTTCCAGAAGGCGAACGCTCCCCTCGAGATCGAGACGCGCGACGTCCCCGAGCCCGGGCCCGGGTGGGTCCTCCTCAAGGTCCACGCCTGCGGCGTCTGCCACAGCGACCTGTTCGTGAGGGGCGGGGCGTTTCCCGGTCTGACGCTGCCGCGCGTGCCCGGCCACGAGGTCGCGGCGGTCGTGGAGAAGGTCGGGGCGGGCGTGCGGCCGTGGAAGCCGGGCGACCGCGTCGGCGTCGGCTGGCACGGCGGCCACTGCTTCGTGTGCGACTCCTGCCGCGTCGGCGACTTCGTCACCTGCGTCGAGGAGAAGGTCACCGGCTTCGCCTACGACGGCGGGTACGCCACCTGGATGGTGGCGCGCGCCGAGGCGCTGGCGCGCATCCCCGACGCGCTCGGGTTCGTCGAAGCGGCTCCGCTCATGTGCGCCGGGGTCACGACGTTCAACTCGATCCGCCATACCGGGGTCCGCCCCGGCGAGCTGGTGGCGGTGCTCGGCCTCGGCGGCCTCGGTCACCTCGCCGTGCAGTTCGCCCACAAGATGGGCCTGCGCACGATCGGCATCGCGCGGGGCGACGACAAGGCCCCCCTCGCCGAGCAGCTCGGCGCCGACGACTACATCGACACCACCAAGACGCCGGCCGGCGCGGCGCTGGCGAAGCTCGGCGGCGCGAAGCTCATCGTCTCGACCATCGTCCACGGCCCGACCGTGGTCGAGGCGATGGGCGGCCTCGGCGTCTCCGGGCAGATGCTCGTCCTCGGCGCCGTCGCCGAGCCGCTGCCGATCTCGACGGTCCCGATGATCCTCCGCCGCCAGTCGCTGCGCGCCTGGCCGAGCGGCCACGCGAAGGACTCCGAGGAGACGCTGCAGTTCGCCGTCGACACCGGCGTCCGTCCGATGACCGAGATCTTCCCGCTCGAGCAGGCGAACGAGGCGCTCGAGCGGATGGAGAGCGGCAAGGCGCGCTTCCGGGCGGTCCTTCAGCTGGCGTGA
- a CDS encoding MBL fold metallo-hydrolase, producing MRPEDLPFAPDAFAPPATRPPVRVTWLGTAGFAIEHDGTTVLIDPYVTRASLWSCVRAPLASDAAAVARWAPRADAIVTGHTHFDHALDVPAIARATGATVYGSRSCAALCRIDGVPDGRVVDVESALRGEPVRAQVGPFALRFVPSAHSALLLGRIPFPGEIADCDQVPMRAQRYRCGAVFGVEITVAGKRLYHLGSANLVDAQRVPGVDLLLMCVAGWTSTRDFPTRVLSAFAPGAILLSHWDDFFRPMEAGARPLPALAFPRLVDALGAAGRDVRLGTVPIGGTVAL from the coding sequence ATGCGGCCCGAGGATCTGCCCTTCGCGCCCGACGCGTTCGCGCCGCCGGCGACGCGGCCGCCGGTGCGCGTCACCTGGCTCGGCACCGCCGGCTTCGCGATCGAGCACGACGGCACGACGGTGCTGATCGACCCCTACGTGACCCGCGCCTCGCTGTGGAGCTGCGTGCGGGCGCCGCTCGCCAGCGACGCCGCGGCCGTCGCACGCTGGGCGCCGCGCGCCGACGCCATCGTCACCGGCCACACGCACTTCGACCACGCCCTCGACGTGCCGGCGATCGCGCGCGCCACCGGCGCGACGGTCTACGGCTCGCGCTCGTGCGCCGCGCTGTGCCGGATCGACGGCGTACCCGACGGCCGCGTCGTCGACGTCGAGAGCGCGCTCCGCGGCGAGCCGGTGCGGGCGCAGGTGGGGCCGTTCGCGCTCCGCTTCGTACCGAGCGCGCACTCGGCGCTGCTCCTCGGCCGCATCCCGTTCCCCGGCGAGATCGCCGACTGCGACCAGGTGCCGATGCGCGCGCAGCGCTACCGCTGCGGCGCCGTCTTCGGCGTCGAGATCACCGTCGCCGGCAAGCGCCTCTACCACCTCGGCAGCGCGAACCTGGTCGACGCCCAGCGCGTGCCCGGCGTCGATCTGCTGCTCATGTGCGTCGCGGGCTGGACGTCGACGCGCGACTTTCCGACCCGCGTGCTGTCGGCGTTCGCGCCCGGCGCGATCCTGCTCTCGCACTGGGACGACTTCTTCCGCCCCATGGAGGCGGGCGCGCGCCCGCTGCCCGCGCTCGCCTTTCCTCGCCTCGTCGACGCGCTCGGTGCCGCCGGCCGGGACGTCCGGCTCGGCACGGTCCCGATCGGCGGAACCGTCGCGCTGTGA
- a CDS encoding ribbon-helix-helix protein, CopG family, which translates to MRTRGTMTISLPPSMLARIERVRRREERTRSEFVREAIRVYLAHVRDLERGRRGGGRKGVTP; encoded by the coding sequence ATGCGAACCCGCGGCACCATGACCATCTCCCTCCCACCGTCGATGCTGGCCCGCATCGAGCGTGTCCGGCGACGGGAGGAGCGGACCCGGTCGGAGTTCGTCCGCGAGGCCATCCGCGTGTACCTGGCCCACGTCCGCGACCTGGAGCGCGGCCGCCGGGGCGGCGGCAGAAAGGGAGTGACACCGTGA